The Desulfitobacterium chlororespirans DSM 11544 genome contains a region encoding:
- a CDS encoding FAD-dependent oxidoreductase, producing MKKDFSRRDFLKAAAAGVVSTSTLGILSGCSSGSPASAPKGTYTPGTYTATAQGMGEVTVTMTFDENTITDVVLDLANETAGIGQAAKDTLIAQILDGQSVQVDGVSGASITSKAVMKAAADCITQAGGSAVVVSQGSSGSAGDDWLGQAPEIADGEIVKTYDYEVVVIGAGTSGTFAACSAVEEGAKTVLLEKFGADFGGSGIRDTIGAIGSKQQIANKDNPDKFDVIRLMYQHSQGYGDQRLFKVWADNSGEAIDWYTERLAKHDVKVLHEVDNHATGEKYEFYDVGHSVQWEGREYQSQFTMFLLLEDYKAKGLEVHYDTEMIKLLKDGSKVTGILAKSGDQYVRYNASKGVIVCTGGYSNNTEMLQALQPETLKMTGVNRSFPGSSGQGIRACLWAGGIMDETHAGMIFDRACVKPDATGPEDAGWFWMGSQPFLKVDLKGRRFTNESGSYDHILHTAFNLLPEHTYAMLWDANYPEDIKRFESHGCSRLYPHANGTESVFPMEYIQNVMNPDLHKQGYIVQADTIEELAGKLNIPADNLKATVDRYNELFDQQKDQDFAKEPFRLSQLRTAPFYGTRQCGGYFIATMDGIKINTDMNAVDQDGNVIEGLYVAGDCSGGYFHGSYVNLLAGAAAGRSTTFGRLAGRNAARRKA from the coding sequence ATGAAAAAGGATTTCTCCCGCCGCGACTTTTTAAAGGCCGCTGCAGCAGGTGTCGTCAGCACAAGCACCCTCGGTATCCTCAGCGGCTGTTCATCCGGTTCGCCTGCCTCTGCCCCCAAAGGGACTTACACCCCCGGCACGTATACTGCCACCGCCCAGGGCATGGGCGAAGTTACCGTTACTATGACTTTCGACGAGAACACCATCACCGATGTGGTTCTTGACTTAGCCAACGAGACTGCAGGCATCGGCCAGGCAGCCAAGGATACACTGATCGCGCAGATCCTTGACGGTCAGAGTGTGCAGGTCGACGGCGTATCCGGTGCATCGATCACCAGCAAGGCGGTCATGAAGGCCGCGGCCGACTGCATCACCCAGGCCGGCGGCAGCGCCGTTGTCGTCTCCCAGGGCTCTTCCGGCTCTGCAGGTGACGACTGGCTTGGCCAAGCACCGGAGATCGCCGACGGCGAGATCGTCAAGACCTATGATTATGAGGTGGTTGTCATCGGCGCCGGTACCTCGGGCACTTTTGCCGCCTGCTCAGCCGTTGAAGAAGGCGCGAAAACCGTGCTGCTCGAAAAATTCGGCGCCGACTTCGGCGGCTCCGGCATCCGGGATACCATCGGGGCCATCGGCTCAAAGCAGCAGATCGCCAACAAGGATAACCCGGATAAATTTGACGTGATACGCCTGATGTATCAGCACTCCCAAGGTTATGGCGACCAGAGGCTTTTCAAGGTTTGGGCGGATAACTCCGGTGAGGCCATCGACTGGTATACCGAGCGCCTGGCCAAGCATGATGTAAAGGTCCTGCACGAGGTGGATAATCACGCCACCGGAGAGAAATACGAATTTTATGATGTGGGCCATTCCGTCCAGTGGGAAGGCAGAGAGTACCAGTCCCAATTCACGATGTTTCTTCTCCTGGAGGATTACAAGGCAAAAGGGCTTGAAGTTCACTACGATACAGAAATGATCAAGCTCCTGAAAGACGGGAGCAAGGTCACCGGCATCCTTGCCAAAAGCGGCGATCAATACGTGCGCTACAACGCTTCCAAGGGTGTGATCGTGTGCACCGGGGGCTACTCCAACAACACTGAAATGCTCCAGGCTCTCCAGCCCGAGACGCTGAAGATGACCGGTGTTAATCGCTCTTTTCCGGGCAGTTCCGGCCAGGGGATCAGAGCCTGCCTGTGGGCCGGCGGCATTATGGATGAGACCCACGCCGGCATGATTTTTGACCGCGCCTGCGTGAAGCCTGACGCCACCGGCCCGGAAGACGCCGGCTGGTTCTGGATGGGCTCCCAGCCCTTCCTGAAGGTAGACCTGAAAGGCCGCCGCTTTACCAATGAATCGGGCAGCTATGACCATATTCTCCATACCGCCTTCAATCTGTTGCCGGAGCATACTTACGCTATGCTCTGGGATGCCAACTATCCTGAGGATATCAAACGTTTCGAGAGCCACGGCTGCTCCCGCCTCTATCCCCATGCTAACGGAACGGAATCGGTTTTCCCCATGGAGTATATCCAGAACGTCATGAATCCCGATCTGCATAAGCAGGGATACATCGTCCAGGCCGATACCATCGAAGAACTGGCCGGGAAGCTGAACATTCCCGCCGACAACCTCAAAGCTACGGTAGACCGCTATAATGAGCTGTTTGATCAACAGAAGGACCAAGACTTTGCCAAAGAGCCCTTCCGCCTTTCCCAACTGCGCACCGCACCTTTTTACGGCACCCGCCAGTGCGGCGGATACTTCATCGCCACCATGGACGGCATCAAGATCAATACCGACATGAACGCCGTCGATCAAGACGGCAATGTCATCGAAGGCCTGTACGTGGCAGGCGACTGCTCAGGCGGGTATTTTCACGGCAGCTATGTGAATCTGCTGGCCGGTGCCGCCGCCGGACGCAGCACCACCTTTGGCCGGCTGGCCGGCCGCAATGCTGCGCGCCGGAAGGCTTAG
- a CDS encoding LysR family transcriptional regulator has translation MEIKQIYYFTEVSKYGSFTQAAKMLFVTPQALSKSINNLEKEYNCRLFSRENNNLILSDIGRRLLPQAKALLEDYYAFDQRIKQLSEIENGYFRVAIVPDSLSILDINLFKKFRELYPQLNPDYLELPDRVVEEYLETGLVETCFHINTLPNQDEYESVLLCSSELCVITRGGNHCLDKKDHVTLKDLADKKIVTKGESFKAFELLEKAAQAENITLNYEIKTADTSLAFNMIASPGYVGTGPYAMYGVLEHTGDTAVPFSPSLPWNIYLSYKKYKPVSKPVQLFIKYIKENYSISD, from the coding sequence GTGGAGATTAAACAAATCTATTATTTTACGGAAGTTTCTAAATACGGGAGCTTTACCCAGGCGGCCAAAATGCTGTTTGTCACACCGCAAGCCTTAAGCAAATCAATCAATAACTTGGAGAAGGAATATAACTGCCGGCTTTTCAGCAGAGAAAACAACAACCTGATCCTCTCGGATATCGGCCGGCGCTTGCTGCCTCAAGCCAAAGCCTTGCTGGAGGATTATTATGCCTTTGACCAGCGCATCAAGCAGTTGTCGGAGATTGAAAACGGTTATTTCCGCGTGGCGATTGTGCCGGATTCGTTGAGTATCCTTGATATCAATCTGTTCAAGAAGTTCCGGGAATTATACCCGCAGCTGAATCCCGATTACCTGGAATTGCCGGACAGGGTGGTGGAAGAATATCTCGAAACAGGTCTGGTTGAGACCTGTTTCCATATCAACACGCTGCCCAACCAGGACGAATATGAATCGGTTTTGCTCTGCTCCTCCGAGCTTTGCGTTATCACACGCGGCGGCAACCATTGTCTGGACAAGAAAGATCATGTCACTTTAAAAGATCTGGCGGATAAGAAAATCGTGACCAAGGGCGAGTCATTTAAGGCCTTCGAGCTATTGGAGAAAGCAGCTCAAGCTGAAAATATCACTTTGAATTACGAAATAAAAACTGCAGATACATCGCTGGCCTTTAATATGATTGCCTCACCCGGCTATGTCGGCACAGGGCCTTACGCCATGTATGGAGTGCTGGAGCATACCGGGGATACGGCAGTCCCCTTTAGCCCTTCTTTGCCGTGGAATATCTATTTGAGCTACAAAAAGTATAAGCCGGTCTCCAAACCCGTGCAGTTATTTATAAAATACATTAAAGAAAATTACAGTATAAGCGACTGA
- a CDS encoding LysR family transcriptional regulator, protein MDILKLKAFLVCCEEMNYTKAAVRLFISRQALRQTIQSLETELGTTLFRNLRNRLSLTASGEAVRNYAEELTRTYESMLMEVNTVQGKTMGLGISCSLLPFFSPELPGYLEEFGTAHPELPLELLSLTTDQTIEKVLSGELTAAILVMMDCDIPGITADTICRFPFGVTFAETHRFSRKKQIGIEDLAGEKCVVWGSPELIMRPLYDELQKAGIQISVEIIPSAKTAFYLMENENRLMFEYTYPNTKQLQVERNSPLAGNAFSWSLTLIHKPQESILPLTLLKDFLIAKYEHLTISRNFIPVS, encoded by the coding sequence ATGGATATTTTAAAGCTAAAGGCCTTTTTGGTTTGCTGTGAGGAAATGAATTATACCAAAGCTGCAGTCCGCCTTTTCATATCCCGTCAGGCACTGCGTCAGACGATCCAATCTCTGGAGACCGAGCTCGGTACGACGCTTTTCCGCAACTTGCGCAACCGTCTTTCCTTGACCGCGTCGGGAGAAGCAGTGCGGAACTATGCGGAAGAGCTGACACGCACCTATGAATCCATGCTCATGGAGGTTAATACCGTTCAGGGTAAAACCATGGGGCTTGGTATTTCCTGCTCCCTTCTGCCGTTCTTCAGTCCGGAGCTGCCCGGCTATCTGGAAGAGTTCGGAACCGCTCACCCAGAGCTGCCGCTGGAACTGTTATCCCTGACGACGGATCAGACGATTGAAAAGGTACTGTCCGGAGAGCTGACCGCCGCCATTCTGGTCATGATGGACTGCGACATTCCCGGAATCACAGCCGATACCATCTGCAGGTTCCCCTTCGGCGTGACCTTTGCCGAAACCCATCGTTTTTCCCGAAAAAAACAGATCGGCATCGAGGATCTGGCCGGTGAAAAATGCGTCGTCTGGGGTTCTCCGGAACTGATTATGAGGCCGCTGTATGACGAATTGCAAAAAGCCGGCATTCAGATCAGCGTCGAAATCATTCCTTCGGCCAAGACAGCGTTTTACCTTATGGAAAACGAAAACCGCCTGATGTTTGAATACACCTATCCCAATACAAAGCAGCTTCAGGTCGAACGGAACAGCCCCCTTGCCGGCAACGCCTTTTCATGGAGCCTGACGCTGATCCATAAACCACAGGAAAGTATCCTGCCGCTCACCCTGCTGAAGGATTTTCTTATTGCCAAATATGAACATCTCACTATTTCCCGCAACTTTATTCCTGTATCTTAG
- a CDS encoding FAD-binding protein — translation MDKQKTEKENRIEMSRRSFLKGSLTAGMLAAGGAMLTACSPATTGSAGAGTGDAGSAVSGDGNAGSRIAPGYANPDGIGIPLQPDRTEDADVVVIGSGMGGFVAAMLSKELSPESRVIMLEKNGFLGGNTNFAEGGGGFANLSPADARMKSLSECAARNYVVDPQLFYTMCLEQGDCSDWLFAKHKVPLAFYGSPQPLYEGGHGASAIQALTPQAKELGVDIRLDARAFALVLDDEYTVSGLQYKDGEGKVVQVNAKAVVIASGGMNNNSELLKLYANQDVNKIIPLGIGQDGDGHLMVEQTAHGKSLLQTIDGFFAGMGTNSEPGDFNSDLNTAVGFQFSDIFVNQYGVRFYDESVSFIKGFGLTAISQIILAQAQAFSIFDESYLRKWEAGEWQNGKNGYDSATKMPRSDYPLQVRDDLEKFSSMSWFYQADSIEDLGKAIAADVGTFVVEDFVKTVEAYNAAAAGAEDEFGKPAEFIWPLGTPPFYAVKAGVNAYNTNGGIRINRSAQVTDAKGQPISGLYASGIATAGWDSQTYGGGTNQPVAIWCSCAAARHLVENCLGGRVDPNWMGDVHVTDLYEEFANIDTSGNPLG, via the coding sequence CAGGCGATGGCAATGCCGGCAGCCGAATCGCACCGGGATACGCGAATCCGGATGGCATCGGCATCCCGCTTCAGCCAGATCGCACCGAAGACGCCGATGTGGTGGTAATTGGTTCAGGCATGGGTGGCTTCGTGGCAGCAATGCTGTCTAAGGAGCTCTCCCCAGAATCCAGGGTCATCATGCTGGAGAAGAACGGCTTCCTGGGCGGCAACACGAACTTCGCAGAAGGCGGCGGAGGTTTTGCCAACCTCAGCCCGGCAGACGCCCGAATGAAGAGCCTTTCGGAATGCGCTGCCCGTAACTACGTGGTGGATCCGCAGCTTTTCTACACTATGTGCCTGGAGCAGGGTGATTGTTCCGATTGGCTGTTTGCCAAGCACAAAGTACCGCTGGCTTTCTATGGCAGCCCGCAGCCACTTTATGAAGGCGGCCATGGTGCATCGGCCATCCAAGCACTGACACCCCAGGCTAAGGAGTTGGGGGTCGATATCCGCCTGGATGCGCGCGCTTTCGCGCTGGTGCTTGACGATGAATACACGGTGAGCGGTCTGCAGTACAAAGATGGGGAAGGCAAGGTTGTGCAGGTCAACGCCAAGGCAGTAGTGATTGCGTCGGGGGGCATGAACAACAACTCCGAGCTGTTGAAACTCTACGCAAACCAGGATGTAAACAAGATCATACCTCTGGGCATAGGGCAAGATGGCGATGGCCATCTGATGGTTGAGCAGACCGCCCATGGCAAAAGTCTGCTCCAGACCATCGATGGCTTCTTTGCCGGTATGGGTACCAACAGCGAGCCGGGTGACTTTAACTCCGATCTCAACACAGCTGTGGGTTTCCAGTTCAGCGATATCTTTGTCAATCAGTATGGCGTGCGCTTCTACGATGAGTCGGTATCATTCATCAAGGGTTTCGGCCTCACCGCAATCTCCCAGATCATTCTGGCCCAAGCGCAGGCCTTCTCCATTTTTGATGAATCCTACCTCCGGAAGTGGGAGGCCGGAGAGTGGCAAAATGGCAAGAACGGCTATGACAGCGCCACAAAGATGCCGCGCAGCGATTATCCTTTGCAGGTCAGAGACGACCTGGAAAAGTTCTCGTCCATGAGCTGGTTTTATCAGGCTGACAGCATCGAGGACTTAGGCAAGGCGATAGCTGCCGATGTCGGGACCTTCGTTGTGGAGGATTTCGTCAAGACGGTCGAGGCCTACAATGCAGCGGCTGCCGGAGCCGAAGACGAGTTCGGCAAGCCGGCGGAGTTTATCTGGCCCCTTGGGACCCCTCCCTTCTATGCCGTTAAGGCTGGAGTCAACGCCTACAATACCAACGGCGGTATCCGCATCAACCGCTCTGCACAGGTCACCGACGCCAAAGGCCAGCCAATCTCCGGCCTCTACGCCTCCGGCATCGCGACCGCAGGCTGGGATTCGCAGACTTACGGTGGCGGAACCAATCAGCCTGTGGCCATCTGGTGCAGCTGTGCGGCGGCGCGCCATCTGGTTGAGAATTGTTTAGGTGGCAGAGTTGACCCCAACTGGATGGGCGATGTTCATGTCACTGATCTTTATGAAGAGTTTGCCAATATAGACACCAGCGGTAATCCACTCGGCTAA